From a single Kryptolebias marmoratus isolate JLee-2015 linkage group LG17, ASM164957v2, whole genome shotgun sequence genomic region:
- the LOC119616580 gene encoding galanin receptor 2a, whose protein sequence is MNFSSVDSSARRAEPVLVSLGFCLIFLLGIAGNCLVLAVLCRNGQMKTKTTNMFLCSLAAADLSFILFCVPFQATVYTLDRWVFGPGLCRAVHLLIFLTMYASIFTLTAVSLDRYLAICFPLRSRQMRTPRNTLASICLVWVLALVFSSPYLSYYAQMDLDGTVVCIPAWEPRRRVIMDVCTFIFGYLVPVLVLGLTYARIVRYLWTRVDPVTDRSESRQAKRKVTKMIIIVAALFCLCWLPHHLLILWMWFGHFPLNHATYILRVLSHLVAYANSCLNPIVYALVSKHFRKGFRKAFGCSMKRSEANRVHAVQVANTVSSVETKASEEEAASTST, encoded by the exons ATGAATTTCTCCTCGGTGGACTCCTCCGCCCGGAGAGCGGAGCCGGTTCTGGTTTCTTTGGGCTTCTGTCTCATCTTCCTGCTGGGGATCGCGGGGAACTGTCTGGTTCTGGCGGTTCTGTGTCGGAACGGGCAGATGAAGACTAAAACCACCAACATGTTCCTCTGCAGCCTGGCGGCGGCGGACCTCAGCTTCATCCTCTTCTGCGTCCCCTTCCAGGCCACCGTCTACACCCTGGACCGCTGGGTGTTCGGTCCGGGGCTCTGCAGAGCCGTGcacctcctcatcttcctcaccATGTACGCCAGCATCTTCACCCTGACCGCCGTGTCCCTGGACAG GTATTTAGCCATCTGTTTCCCGCTGCGCTCCCGGCAGATGAGGACCCCCAGGAACACCCTCGCCTCCATCTGCCTGGTTTGGGTCCTGGCTCTGGTTTTCTCCTCGCCGTATCTCAGCTACTACGCCCAGATGGACCTGGACGGTACCGTGGTCTGCATTCCTGCCTGGGAGCCCAGACGGCGCGTCATCATGGACGTGTGCACCTTCATCTTTGGCTACCTCGTCCCCGTCCTGGTGCTTGGCCTCACCTACGCCCGCATCGTCCGCTACCTGTGGACCAGGGTGGACCCCGTGACGGACCGGTCAGAGTCGAGACAAGCCAAGAGGAAGGTCACCAAGATGATCATCATCGTGGCGGCGCTCTTCTGCCTCTGCTGGCTGCCTCATCATCTCCTCATCCTCTGGATGTGGTTCGGACACTTCCCGCTGAACCACGCCACCTACATCCTGCGCGTCCTGTCCCACCTGGTGGCCTACGCCAACTCCTGCCTCAACCCCATCGTCTACGCCCTCGTCTCCAAGCACTTCCGCAAAGGCTTCAGGAAGGCGTTCGGCTGCTCGATGAAGAGGAGCGAGGCGAACAGGGTCCACGCCGTTCAGGTGGCGAACACGGTCAGCAGCGTGGAGACGAAAGCATCAGAGGAAGAAGCAGCGTCAACATCTACCTGA